In the genome of Streptomyces sp. Q6, the window CCACGCCGGTGCCCGCAGCCCTCTGGCAGGAGGCCCGCGAACGCAACCTCCTCGCCGCCGACGTCCCCACCCCCGAACGGGAGCAGCCCGCGTGAGAGTCGCCCTGCACACCACGGTCCGCGCCGACCGCATACCCGAGTACGAGGCCGCCCACCGCGAGGTTCCCGCCGAACTCGTCGCCGCCATCCGCGCGGCGGGCGCCACCCGCTGGACGATCTGGCGCAGCGGCACCGACCTCTTCCACGTCCTGGAGTGCGAGGACTACCCGCGGATGCTCGCCGAACTCGACAAGCTCCCCGTCAACATCGCCTGGCAGGCCCGCATGGGCGAGCTCCTCGACGTCGCCCACGACTACTCGGCCGAGGGCGTCGACGCCGGGCTCCCCGTGGTGTGGGAGCTGCCGTGACCGGGATCGTCGACGCCCACCACCACGTCTGGGACCTCTCCGTACGCGACCAGGACTGGATCACCGGAGCCGAACTCGCCCCGATCCGCCGCGACTTCACGATCGACGACCTCGCCCCCGAAGCGCGCGCGGCGGGTGTCACGGCCACCGTCCTCGTGCAGACGGTGACCGTCGCCGAGGAGACCCCCGAACTCCTCGCCCTCGCCGGGCGCAGCGACCTCGTCGCGGGTGTCGTCGGCTGGACCGACCTCACCCGCCCCGACGTGTCCGACACGCTCGCCGCACTGCGCCGGCTTCCCGGCGGCGAGCACCTGGTGGGCATCCGGCACCAGGTCCAGGGCGAACCCGACCCCGCGTGGCTGCGCCGCCCCGACGTGCGGCACGGCCTGACCGCCGTCGCCGGCGCCGGACTCGCGTACGACCTCGTGGTCCTGCCGCACCAGCTCCCCGCCTGTGTCGAAGCCGCGAGGGACCACCCCGGTCTCACCTTCGTCCTCGACCACGCCGGAAAGCCGCCGATAGCGGCGGGCGAGCGGGAGCCCTGGGCCACGCACCTACGGGCCCTCGCGGCGCTCCCCAACACGGTCTGCAAACTCTCCGGCCTGGTCACCGAGGCCGATCGGCGCCACTGGACCGTCGACGCGCTGCGCCCGTACGCGGACACGGTCCTGGACGCCTTCGGGCCCGAGCGCGTCCTGTTCGGCTCGGACTGGCCGGTGTGCACCCTCGCGGCGACGTACGCCGAAGTCGTCGACGCCGCACGGGAGGTGACCGGCGGGATCGATCCCGACGTCTTCGCCGGTACCGCCCGCCGCGTCTACCTCAGCCGGGTCGGCGGCAGGAAGTCCCGTACGTAGGTACGCTCCCACCACGCCCCGGTCGCGCGCAGCTCGCGCCACGTCGTGAACCGGTAGCGGTACAGCCGGGCCCGGACATGCGCCGGCGGCGCGTCCGGGAACGGGCAGTGCCGCAGCAGCCGCAGCGTGTCCCGGTCGCCCGCCAGCAGCCGCTCCACGAACGGCTCGAACCACGACCGGGCGTACGCGGGCGACAGCGCGGCGAACCACATCATCCAGTCGAGCCGCAGATGGTACGGCGCGAACTG includes:
- a CDS encoding L-rhamnose mutarotase, with the protein product MRVALHTTVRADRIPEYEAAHREVPAELVAAIRAAGATRWTIWRSGTDLFHVLECEDYPRMLAELDKLPVNIAWQARMGELLDVAHDYSAEGVDAGLPVVWELP
- a CDS encoding amidohydrolase family protein, giving the protein MTGIVDAHHHVWDLSVRDQDWITGAELAPIRRDFTIDDLAPEARAAGVTATVLVQTVTVAEETPELLALAGRSDLVAGVVGWTDLTRPDVSDTLAALRRLPGGEHLVGIRHQVQGEPDPAWLRRPDVRHGLTAVAGAGLAYDLVVLPHQLPACVEAARDHPGLTFVLDHAGKPPIAAGEREPWATHLRALAALPNTVCKLSGLVTEADRRHWTVDALRPYADTVLDAFGPERVLFGSDWPVCTLAATYAEVVDAAREVTGGIDPDVFAGTARRVYLSRVGGRKSRT